A portion of the Streptomyces sp. NBC_00376 genome contains these proteins:
- a CDS encoding cold-shock protein: MATGTVKWFNSEKGFGFIEQDGGGADVFAHYSNIATSGFRELQEGQKVSFDVTQGQKGPQAENIVPA, translated from the coding sequence ATGGCTACTGGAACCGTGAAGTGGTTCAACTCGGAAAAGGGCTTCGGCTTCATCGAGCAGGACGGCGGCGGCGCCGACGTCTTCGCCCACTACTCCAACATCGCCACCTCGGGCTTCCGTGAGCTCCAGGAGGGCCAGAAGGTCTCCTTCGACGTCACGCAGGGCCAGAAGGGCCCGCAGGCGGAGAACATCGTCCCGGCCTAA